ATATGTTTTACTAGATGTATATTTTACGTCTAAACAAATGTGTTGGGTCTTCATCTATTAAAGTGAGATTTTGTGACACTGGATCATATAGCAGCAGCTCAAACTGCATGCTTGACCTGAAAGCAACTAATTGAAATTAGGTTATGAACTTCGGATGTAGGGATATTTCAATGGTCAAGCAAGAAAACAATATTTTACAAATTCTATGCTATTTGTTTTAAGTAAACTAAGACATTTGCTAAGATTTGAACCTCAATAGatcaaaatattcaaaactaCCAATATTTCTTGTTTAAAACCCATTTTTAGCAGAACACGTGTCACCTCATCTTGACTTAGTCCGAGCTCTTGTCACAACCCAGAACTACCACcgggttgtgatggcgccttaCGCACTTGCTAGGTAAACCGAACATAACAAAAACGAGACATAAATAATAGAAATAGTACAAGTTAAATGCCGTTAACATAAATAGCTGCGTCAAAATATAATAACCCCTCACAACTAGTAATACAGTGTCATGAGCTCTAATCAGAAGTACAAGTCTGGAATACAAAATAACAATACTATCCGAATGAAAATAACAGTACTAAAATGAAAAGAGACGCCAATACTGCGGTCGAGATGTAGCTCTACCTTGTCTCTCGAagatgcctacaacaacaacccaCATCTAGCCACAACTCGGTCCAACACCTAGATCTGCAAAATcaagtgcatagtatagtatgagtacaaccaaatCCATGTATTCAGCAAGTATCATAACTAACCTCGGCAAGATAATAGAAGCAAGAATTATCAATGATACTCGATATTTACCTGTACAGTTCATAAATGTAACAAGCATAGAACAAAAATATGATCAAGTTCTGAACCACAGATAAAGTCATCTCGGCACACAAGATAATATAACATACTCTGCTCAGTTGACAATCCCgcatataaagaagatatgcaATGAAATAGGTAAACAACCAAGAGAATTGCAAGTAAAGAAGAAATGCAATATCCGAATCATACACTGGCCAGTATTTCCTCATACCACATGTATACCATCAAGAGAGAACATGAGAGGGTGATCCTAAGGGGATGGAACCTTATCCACACGCTGCACGATATAGTCACGTGCCATAATATCAACCACACAATGTATTCACATGCTAATAATCATAATCGCACGACATAGTCATATGCTAATAATCACAACCGCAAGGCGTATTCACGTGCTAATAATCACATTCGCACGACGTATTCATGTGCTGATGATCATAACCGCACGACCAATTCACGTGCTACCAGTCAATCCATAACTCATAGAAGGTAGATATACAAGGCTACTTGTACATGATCAATGAATATCAAATTTCATACTCGTGGACTGGTATATGTGATATGCTAAGGTGTATACATGTACAAAGTATGCTATCATAGCTTAAATCAGGCAATTTCATCACAAAAGTAACAATCATCAAGTTCAAATCAGGAGATTAATCTCTATGTAACCTCAAATATGGTTCAAATAGCTCACAACAAGGGTACAAATATAAGAACCATCACAACATGAAGCTTAGTAATCAATTcaaggcatatcatagcctaagcaCTACCCCGAGTATGAATAATATCCTGGTGCATGCACATGGCCTCAACCCCACACATGTACGCCACCCATAGCACATAGCCATCCCAAATAACTCAGGCAAATAGTCCATCAACTAAATTTAGGTGAGATACTTACCTTAAGCAAGCCAAATAAGTACTCTAAGAAGCCTTTTCCGTGTGAAACAACCTCGGGAcaactcgaatctagtcaaaataacttaatatcatcaataaaattcataggaaataattccaaataataaagctaagatcttGAATCAATTATGCAAAGTAAACCCAAAATTCAACCCCGAGCTCGCACCccgaaacccgacaaaactcacaaatcccgaatacccattccgataggAGTCCAAATATATGTGTGTCCTTTAATTCCAACCACAAATCGACCCTCAAATAATTTATTTTCACACTCCAAAATCAtattacaaaacctcccaaatgTATGAGTAATCAATATCTATTCACATGTTACCCACCATGGAGGCTAGAGTTTGAGAACCTAAAGCAAGGTAGTAAGAGTatgtgggagtaccacatggagtgcGCGCGCCTGTCCAAGTATACTATTCACATGTTACCCACCATGGAGGCTAGAGTGCGCCGGTTTGTGCAGGGCCTTAGCCCTTTGGTTATTTAGGAGGCCGCTACGACTGCCTTAAATTCTGAAATGAACAATGGGAAGATGGTGGCATTTACTCAAGCTACAGAGAACCGTAAGTTAAAGAAACAAATGGAGCAAGAGGGTAGCAGTAAGGCCTGGTTCGCTGGAAACCTTGGAGATTCATTTGGTGGTGGTATGTTAGCATTCAGGGGAGGGTCATCAGGTCCATCCCAATCTTTTGCTCAGTCTTCAGCCAGTCCACCGCCATCAGGGCCCTGTCAACAACATTGGAGTCGTTTTAGACCCAGTCAGGGCAACAGGGGACCCCACCAGCAGGGACAGTCAGGAGGGAGATTCCAGCAGCAGGAGAGGCCCCCATGCCCCAGGTGTGGGAAGATGCACTTGGGGATCTGTTACATGAACTTACCCATATGCTACGGGTGCAGATTGAGAGGTTATATTCAAAGAGAGTATCTTTCGTTCTGCCAGGGTGCGGGCAGTGGCACAACACAACCATCCAATTCTGCATCTGCTACATCCTCTGCACCCTATCCAGCTCGAGGCACTCAAGCACCCGTAGGGcgtggtgcagctaggggtggtACACAGAGTTTGGGAGGACACAACCATTTCTATGCCATGAGTGGTCACCAGAGTGCAAAAGCTGCTCTAGATGTTGTCACAGGTATATTGActatccaatctcatgatgtgtatgctcttattgatcccagttccactttGTCCTATGTCACTCCTTgtgttgctatggaatttggtATAGATCCGGAACAGCTGCATGAGCCGTTCTCTGTATCTACTCTAGTTGGTGAGTCTATTGTGGCCACGTGGGCTTATAGAGATTATGTTATCACAGTGCATGGTTGGGATACCATAGCCGATCTCATTGAATTGgggatggttgattttgatgtaataatgggaatggattggctttatttatGTTTTGCCAAGCTTGATTGTCGAACTAGAACTATGAGGTTTGAATTTCCAAATGAgccagttgttgaatggaaggggGATAATGTGGTGCCAAAATgtaggtttatttcttaccttaaggctacGAAGATGATTAAAAAGGGGTGTATTTACTATTTGGCCCAGGTTATGGACACCGATGCCAAAATACCTACACTTGAGTCTGTGCctattgtgaatgaatttccaGATGAGCTCCTTGGGATCCCACCAGATAGAGAGAATGATTTTGGGATTGATGTGATGCTAGGCAcgcagcctatatctattccaccttacagaatggaACCGACAAAATTGAAGGAGCTAAaagaacaattgaaggatttgttaGAGAAGGGCTTCATACGACCGAATGTGTTGCCTTGGGGCGCACCCGTTCtctttgtaagaaagaaagatgggtcgCTACAGATATGTATTAACTACCGgcagctcaacaaagtcacaataaaaaataagtacccactaccaaggatagatgatttgtttgatcaattaCAGGGTGCTAGGTACTTCTCCAAAATTGATTTACGGTCCACGTATCActaattgaagatcagggagcaGGATATTCTGAAAATAGCTTTCAGGACCTGGTACTGGCACTTTGAATTTTTgttaatgtcttttgggctaacaaatgccccaatagctttcatggatcttatgaattgagtcttcaagccttttcttGACTCCTTTGTAATAATGTTCATTGACCATGCCGATcatctcagggcagttctgcagactcTTTATCAGCACCAATTGTATGCAAAGTTTTCGAAATGTAAATTTTTGCTTGAATCTGttacattcttgggtcatgtcgtctctagataaggaattaaggttgatcctcaaaagattgcagcggtgaaaaattggcctagacctacaactCCAATATAGATCCGCAATTTCTTGGGCTTAGCAGGGTATTACAGgaagtttgtggaggggttctctacTCTTTCCTCTCTGTTGACTAAATTGATGCAGAAAGCGGTTAAGTTTCaatggtccgatgcttgtgaaGGGAGCTTCCAGGAGTTGAAATCAAGATTAACTACGGCGCCGGTGTTGACCTTGCCAGAGGGTACAAATGAGTTTGTGGTATACTACGATGCTTCAAGGATCGGGCTTGGGTGTGTATTAATGCAATATGGCAAggttatagcttatgcttctaggcaactcaagaatcatgaaaagaactatccaacacaTGACTTAGAATTTGCAGCGGTGGTttttgcattgaagatttggcgtCATTATTTATATGGGGTCATGTGGATGTATTCACAGACCACAAGAGTCTTTAGTATATTTTCAAATAGAAGGaattaaatttgaggcagagaagatggCTGGAGTTGCTCAAAGATTACGACATCGATAttctatatcacccgggaaaagcCAATTTTGTGGCGGATGCTCTCAGCCAAAAATCTATGGATAGTTTGGCTCACTTGGAGGCATGTCAAAGGCCGTTGGCTAGGGAGGTTCATCAGTTGGCTAGCTTGGGAGTTCATCTTGCGGACTCTAGTGAAGGTAGGGTGATTGTACAAAATAGGGCTGAATTATTGCTTGTGGTGGAGGTCAAACAAAAGCAATACGACGATCCATTGTTGGTATAGTtgaaggaggggattcataaacataaGATCACAAATGTTTCTGTTGTCATGGATGATGGCACACTATAGTACCAAGGGCGACTATGTGTTCCAAATGGAGATGGTCTTCGGGAGAGAATCATGGCTgaagctcacacttctaggtattccgtgcacccaggttctacgaagatgtatcatgatctcaaggaagtcTATTGATGGAATGACATGAAGAGGAATGTATCAGACTTTGTGGTAGAATGTCCAAATTGTTAGCAAGTGAAGGCTGAGCATCAAAGGTCCAGCGGGTTGGCACAGAACACATAAATTCCAAGGTGGAAGTGGGAAATGATTAACATGGACTTTGTGGTAGGACTACCATGCACTCTgtgcaagtttgactcaatttgggtgattgtggatcgactcacgaaatcagcacacttcttgccagttaaatctattGACACAACGAAAtaatatgctcagttgtatatcaaggaaatagtcaggttacatgtcactccagtttctatcatttcggatcgtgGCACAGTTCACAACtaacttttaaaagaaatttcagcaaggtttgggtactcaggtgaatcTTAGTAAAACCTTTCATCCATAGACTGACGGGCAGGTAGAGTGGACCATTTAgacgcttgaggatatgttgcgGGATTGTGTTCTTGACTTCAAGGGTAGTTGGGACGATcattttccactcatagaatttgcttacaacaatagctatcatgctagtattcagatgTCATCatttgaggcgttgtatggtaagAGATGTAGATCTCCCATCGGGTGGTTTAAAATTAGGGAGGCCATATTAATAGGACcaaacctcgtgcatcaggcgATGAAAAAGTTTAAGATCATTAGATAGCGGTTGAAAATGGTCCAGATCCATCAAAAGTCCTACTCGGACGTTCATCGCAGAgacttggagttcaaagaaaatgattgggtattcttgaaggtttctcccatgaaggACATAATGCGgcttggaaagaaagggaagttgagtccgaggtatcggaccgtacagaatcattcaaaggattggtcaggtggcgtaCGAGCTTGAGCTACCACCTGAGATATCATTAGTGCACCCAATATTTCAtatgtctatgttgaagaaagtAGTCGGAGATCCGTCGCTTATCGTACCAGTTGAAACTACTAAGGCTAATGAATAACTAttatatgaagaaattccagttgccattcttgataaaCAAGTTCGGAATTTCCTCCGTGAAAGTGCTATGACGAAACCAACAGGTTGAAGAGGCTACTTGGGAGGACGAGGaagagatgaagaagaagtaTCATTACTTGTTTAAATAGCTGTGTAATCGTTTTATGAAATTGTCGCCTATGAATTTTGTATCACTTGTTCAATTGATGTAAAGGTGTTCTTTTTGATTATATGTTGCTTATGAGGCCACGATTAGTGTTGTTTTGTGTTATGTTACGTCATTGGATTATGTATATGTTGTTAGGATGCATTTCTGGGGTTCtttggcaggtggataggcccagttaCAAAAGAAAACTCTGGCGAAACTTTTGGAAATTTTGGGAGTTAGTCCAAAATTTGGGACTGCTGGTGTGTAGTGTGGCAGTTGAGTTACATCGGATGCTAATAGTGAACATTGGCcctcattcgaggacaaatgattttaagtgggggaggatgtaaggccccgtaaaattttACCTAAAAGCCTGGAATTTTGCGGTGCCGAGATAGGATTATATGTTAAAGATTGTATAGATTCTTCTTTGCCGCGGTATAGAGTTTTTGGGTTGAACAGTGCACTGAAGAGTTAAAGGAAAATGTTGGTAGAAGAAGGCACTTCTACGGCCCACTACGCGGCCGCAGAATCACTCTGCGGTCTGCAGAGGGAAGCAGAAACTTGAGCAAAAATTGTGCACAAATTCGCGATCCATTATGCGACTGCACAATGATTTTGCGGGCCGCACATTGATTGTAGATTCAGCATGGAAAATTTTCGGAGGGaggttctgcggtgcattatgcggcTGTAGAAcaagtctgtggaccgcataatgGCTGTAAAGTGGGGCAGACTTTCCTAGTTTCGGAGGGCCATTTCTCGCAGCCCATTTCGTAGACCGCAGAAGCATTATGtggtcgcatatgcgaccgcagACCTGTGTTGGGGCtcctatttttctaatttttaaatccGACCCCATTCCAATAAAACACCTTTGGGGATCATTTTAGAAGGAAAATCATATGTTTCTAGAGAAAGGGAGTGGCATAGAGTGAGAAAGGGAGTTCCTAAACTTTACCCACCAATTCCCACTCAAATCTTGGAAGATTAACAAGGAAAGTAACTAGGCCTTCATCCtagaggtaagattctacaccctaattcttaatttcaaaaatatatctaaaaatgggtaattagcaGGACACTTCTTGGGTGTGGGAGTTGTTTATTTTGCATGAAATGTGTTAACAAAGGGTGTAGGAAGATTGTGAGCTAAAAATGGTAAAGAATGGGTTGCGGGATGATGGAATCCTCCATAAAAAGAGTCTTGAAGCCTTAATGCATATTATAGCATTTGATagaatgctcaaatgagctagaaccaTGATTATCTCCCAAATTTTAGTTCAATTTGTTATATTTCTagaatagattgaagttgctaagaatTTCGGAACATTTTAGAGTTTAAGGaagctcaattgaggtatgttTGCTAAACCCCTTTTCTTAGAATTAAATTCCATAGTGTTCATGTAAGTTATGTAAGTCCCAAATTGATCATTATAAAATTGGCCATTCCGAATATGCTTGTGTTGAAAGATATATGTTCAATATATATTACAAATGCTTTTATCATGTTATCTTATCATTCGAGGATGTGTTCAAAGTATGGGATGTGTGTTAAAAATGTTAAGACTTCAAATCAAGCTTGAATGAAGGTTGTTATGCCAAATTATGTGAAAAGTCTCTATGTGCCTAAGATTCTAAATTGCTCACATGTATATGTGAAAGACGTATGAAGTGAGATGATTGATAGAAAAGGGTAATGTCTCGGGCGAGACAGCCTAGGCGATCGGGCCGCGATcagacgccatgccgcacacatggtgttGATTGTGCTGGAAATTGTAAttgaaattgtgattgtggttgatgtctcaaatgaggcaacctagtcgGTTAGGCCATGATCGGATTCCGTGTAAAAGTACGGTGGTATAGTGAATGATGGTATAGCAGTACTAAAGATCTCCTAACTTAAAACATGGAAATTTACTCGAAAACTTATGTGGTTCTTAACTTGAtattttggtattgtttgaggCTCCTATTGATTTCATGATTGTTCCCCCTTGTATTATTATTCATTctattgagatggtgtttagttatacatactagtactattcgaaagtactaatgtccctttggccgggggcgctgcatcttttatggatgcaggtggttccacagcAGGCAGCATTGATCAGTGATAGCATTACACCCTCCTTCCAGCAGACTTGGTGAGCTCCACCTCATTCCGGggtcatgtatcttttgttcattatgttattatgttttgaggtatagctggagGCTTGTTGCCGGCACTATCATTGTAGTCCTTTGTATCTATTAGAGGCTGCATAGACATAGTGTAGGTTGTATGTTGGTGTTGGGGAAAATCAAAAATTCATGTTATGTTTGAATCATTGTTCCACTTCAGACTATGAAAGTGTGTGTATTTTGAGACATTAAAAAAGAAGTAAACAATGGAAATGTTTTGGTATTGTATACATGACCTCTCTATTGTCTAGTTAATGAAAATATGTCTTCTCTTTGTTCATGAGTGAGTTTGGGTAGAAAGTATCTAACAGGCTTGCTTGAacgggttcactcggttgagcgccggtcgcactCCCCGAGTTTGGGGCGTGATACAATTgtgatgaaaatccctccaaatATTGCCCCTAGCCGAGCTCCACAactccaaaaatgagaaaatagaCAAAACCTTCGAAATATCAATATGTAAAGAATTTTTGCATTTTTCGATACTTAACCGCATCTGTGGTGCCACATCTGCAATCATAATACCACATTTGCATATTTCACTCAAACCCCGATCTCCCGCATTTGTTGTCCCTCATCCGCATCTGCAGGACTACTTCTATGACCCAAGTTACGCATTTTTGGTCTTCCCCAGCCTCCAGCCCAATTAGCTTCTGCAACTCTAAGCCCACATTTGTGACTAAAATTCTGCGGATGCAAAACCACCAAACTTAGTAGTCTTCAACATTGCAAACATAACTCAAAATGAtccaaaatcaatctgaaacacacctgaggcttGCGGGACCTCGTCCAATCACACCAAAAAATCCCAAAACAAAACAAGAAACTaatcgaggtctcaaatcacacaaaatgatatcaaaatcatgaatcacacctcaGTTCAAGCCTAAGGAACTAATCCAAATTTCCAAATTCAAACTTATGCCGAACAAGCCTAAACAACTtgaaatgacctaaaattttgtatgCAAGTCCTAATTGATACAACATACTTATTCTAACTCCCGGAACCACGATCCAAACTCGATATAATCAAATTCAACTCACGGTCAAACCTATCatccttccaaaccttcaaatttccaactttcgccaaatagaACCAAATATacctaggaacctccaaatcctAATCCGGATATatgcctaagtcaaaaatcaccatacaaacctattggaaccatcaaaacaccTTTCCGAGTTATCTACATAAAATTCAAACTTCGGTCAACTCTTACACCTCAATATTCCAACCTTCGGACTAAGTGTCTCCATTCACTCCAAAACCTtcccgaacccgaaccaaccatccccgtaaGTCACATAAAAACAAATACACATATGAAAAGAATATGGTAGGTAAAAATACTCacaacgaccggccgggtcattacttTCTCCcactcttaaacaaacgttcttgCTCGAACGAGTCTAGAATCATACACAGAGTCTCATAaatatgaggatatctgctccgcatcttctTCTTGGTCTGCTAAGTATCTTCCTCTACCAGCTGACCTCTCTAATGAACCTTCACCGATGCTatattcttcgacctcaacttttgaacctactagtccaaaatgacatcggctccacatcataagtcagatCCTCGTCCAACTGCACCGTGTTGAAGTCTAATACATGTGACGGA
This sequence is a window from Nicotiana sylvestris chromosome 3, ASM39365v2, whole genome shotgun sequence. Protein-coding genes within it:
- the LOC104213710 gene encoding uncharacterized protein: MNNGKMVAFTQATENRKLKKQMEQEGSSKAWFAGNLGDSFGGGMLAFRGGSSGPSQSFAQSSASPPPSGPCQQHWSRFRPSQGNRGPHQQGQSGGRFQQQERPPCPRCGKMHLGICYMNLPICYGCRLRGYIQREYLSFCQGAGSGTTQPSNSASATSSAPYPARGTQAPVGRGAARGGTQSLGGHNHFYAMSGHQSAKAALDVVTGILTIQSHDVYALIDPSSTLSYVTPCVAMEFGIDPEQLHEPFSVSTLVGESIVATWAYRDYVITVHGWDTIADLIELGMVDFDVIMGMDWLYLCFAKLDCRTRTMRFEFPNEPVVEWKGDNVVPKCRFISYLKATKMIKKGCIYYLAQVMDTDAKIPTLESVPIVNEFPDELLGIPPDRENDFGIDVMLGTQPISIPPYRMEPTKLKELKEQLKDLLEKGFIRPNVLPWGAPVLFKAVKFQWSDACEGSFQELKSRLTTAPVLTLPEGTNEFVVYYDASRIGLGCVLMQYGKVIAYASRQLKNHEKNYPTHDLEFAARRWLELLKDYDIDILYHPGKANFVADALSQKSMDSLAHLEACQRPLAREVHQLASLGVHLADSSEGRVIVQNRAELLLVVEVKQKQYDDPLLV